CTTTAGGCTCCATGTCAGCTCAGTGAAGCTGCTGAGTGAAATTGAAGGACTGAAAGAAACAGATCTGATGTTTTAACCTTTGAACAGCCAAACAATCACCTTTCAAACTGTTAATTCAAGTTTGTACACATAAGGTGACTGATTTCTGTTGTAGTGCCTTTATTGAGGTTAAAGGTTTAAATGCTGTGCGTCTGAACCGTTCGGCGATTAGCGCAGCAGTTTTTCACTAATTCTGCACGTTATTCAACAGAAAGTCAGCACACTTCACCTTCTTTTTGCACAAACAGGGAGTTTTGTCTGAACTGATTTTCTGGattattttcacattcctgAGGATTAATTAACTCCAAATATTGGCAGATATATTTTGTATAATccacattaaaacattcaaTGCACATCAGATAAATCCAGTGTGAGATTAATGGAACTGATATAATTAGTATAAAGAAAGAATGGCAGATGATCTGATACAGCCTCGGGGAAGACAAAGTGTTTGGCACAGCAAACTTGAGGCGTGAAGAAGTGAATGTCCAGGCACGTGGCCTCGCCCTCTTCCAGTCACTGAGCCCACTcacactttcactttctcttgCTCACCTGTATAAATCCACCTGCAGCTCTGGTCTGCACctcacagcagctcctccactccTGAACAGACTCACCTGAGCTCAGACAGACGAGGAGACGCAGACATGGCCTCTCGAGTTGCAGCTCTGCTCTTGCTGGGAATCATCTGCACCGGGTTTGCAGCAGGTAGGAACATGAATCTctaagatgatgatgatgatggtcgTTGGTCCCACCTGAGCTGCATCCATATCTCATTCTGCATCTCATTCTCCCTGCAGCTGAGCTCGCACAAGACTGCTGTAAGGAAACCACCACCAAGTTCGTACCTAAGAAAATGCTGGAGAGCTACACCATTCAGACGGCCGGACAGGGCTGCAGCATCAGCGCAACTGTGTAAGTGTAAAAAACATGCATGGATGGATGAGGACCATCACCAGCTGTCTCCACCTGTGACATCTGCAGCTGAAGCTCACTTCTCTTTATCTCTTCTGCTTTCTCAGGTTCAAGACAAAGAAGGGAAGGAAACTGTGTTTGGTTCCCGCCAGTGAGCAGGACTGGATCCAAAACCACATTgaatttctgaaaatgaaaaatcgTGAAGCTTCCGGACAGAGTTAAACCCAAACAGGTAAATTAGGGAGATGCGTTGTGTCGAAACATGTTTCATCACTCCTCCGTCGGCTCACACTCATCatccctcttcttccttctcttgCAGGTCCAGAGCAGAGTGGACTCTGGGAAAAGATGGAGGGCTGTGGTCCCCGTCTCAGATCCACCGTGCTGTGCTGCAGATGGACTGAGTTGTAAAGTCTCATGTTATCCTATTTATGATGATAAAATAGTGTTTGAGCTTTGATGCTGTGTAACTTCAGCCTGACTCAGAGTTTCTTCTTcgctgtgtttctttttattatatctgtgatgaaaatgtggaaGATTTGCCTTGACTTGCCTGAACTCCTGTGAAAAGGTTGTGCCAACTTGTGTTGTGGTGAGATGATATGTGTGCGTTGACATTATTAAGTGTCTCTTTTttataagaaaaataaagtaggATATGATTTTTTAAGCTTGTTGTTGCCTTTTGTGAAAAGTCTGATGTGAGCCTGCTCTGCCCATCTGCCAGGAGATTAAATAAAAGAatcctttattttttcctcagtggggaaatttgcagCAACAGCCGCAACAAATAACTAGGATATCTAGATGAGGCAGAAAAAggatataaataaacacagaaagcTGAAAATGTAGACACAGATATGAGCAAGACAGCGGAAAGATGAAcataaaacagaggaaacatgaCGGCAGTCAGAGTTGACTCCCTGTTTGTGCGCTCACTGTGTGTTGTTTAGCTGCAGCTCCTGTAACACTTTCCCTGAACTCGCTCAGTCGTCTCATGTGACCTGCAGGTCAGTCAGCTCCGATATATGTCTCCAACATTTTGGGCTGTTCTTATCTCATGTGGTAAAAGAAGATCCTCGTTGTTTGGAGACCACGAGCACAAAGacatccaaatcaaatcaaatcaaatcagatttatttgtatagcgtcaaatcacaacaaagttacatcaaggcactttacatatagagcaggtctggaccaaactctttataaatttatttaaagagacccaacagatcccccgatgagcaggaaaaacttccttgccACTTCCATCCAAACAGTCTGTGAGTTTTGTTGAGATAGTGATGAACAGTCAGACTCcttctcatttattttgcatcaaTGCCGgacagaaagacacaacaaGGCAGACgtcaaataaaatgtcttcacGGTTTGTAATCTGGGAAAAGTCGGCAAGCGGACACTTAATGAAGGACAGTCAGTGGAAAAGATGAGCTTAACTTCACTTCACTGAATTAAATTATTGTTTCACGTGTACTTCATGTCGATATGAGTTTGGCCTGTTGCTCCAGCAGTTTAATGCAcatatgaattattaataaacATTCTCGTTGGACAGTCATGGAAAATGGTTTTGGACTcatagagaaagagaagagatcATTTCTGTGTAACTGATGAAAAGCTCTCAGTGATTCAATGcacataaaatgtcaaaatcattCTAAAATTATTTTGGCCAACAACTATCAGAACACAtgcacttctgtgtgtgtgataaaagATGTGTAAAATTGAAAGTTGATTTTCATGCTGATTCCTGAAATATATCAGATGAATCAGTCATTGAAATCCGCGACAGGAAGTCCTTCTCTGAACTGGACTTGGTCTGTTTGTCAAACTCTCCCCGAGGTCAAAGGGTATCCTGAGGAATTTTCCTACAATGCATGTGGTCTGTTTGCCGTCAACACAGATCACCAAAATCCCCCACAAGCATTTATTTACTCTGTATTTCTTCAGACATGTCCGATAAGCGGTAGACAAGTCAACAGTAAAATGGGAGAGAGCGAAAGTAAAACTGCTgctaaatttaatttattctattttaatGGAGCGCTGCGCGGTTTCAGGTTTATTGTTGCATTTGtattagaaaataaacaataattatatttgtaaaataaattccAACATGTAAATGTCAAAACTCTTCCGCCTGCAGCACCCGCCATGTAAAACAGCTTCCTGTTAGCCTAACTTGCTAACCAGCTTTCAAACAAACTTTCTGGAGGCTGTTAAAGGTTGATAAAGTCTCACTCTGCACAGAACTGCTCAGAAACAGAGTTTATatcagccgtcaggacttcctgaactttgtgatgtcacaacaagcATCCACTGCCAGAGCTCCGCCCACCTGGGCCCACCATCTTATGTCTTTGGATAAGATCTAATGGATAAGACAAGAAAGCGTAGAAGTAAAACGTATGAATCAGACACCCTGTTTgtgttcactggtgactctctgtctgtctctgtgtgttggccctgtgatggacctcgcccagagtgagctgggattggctccggcaccccccgtgacctggagacggaaaagtggtagaagatggacgGATGATAATTGAGATCATGTTTTCTTCCACATAAAGACCAGGAATGATTCAGACTCAGATTCAGTTTCCTCACTGCGACTGTGACTCCTGATTTCATCactcagtgaaaatgaatgacagaTCGT
The nucleotide sequence above comes from Echeneis naucrates chromosome 9, fEcheNa1.1, whole genome shotgun sequence. Encoded proteins:
- the LOC115049267 gene encoding C-C motif chemokine 19-like, translated to MASRVAALLLLGIICTGFAAAELAQDCCKETTTKFVPKKMLESYTIQTAGQGCSISATVFKTKKGRKLCLVPASEQDWIQNHIEFLKMKNREASGQS